One Drosophila virilis strain 15010-1051.87 chromosome 5, Dvir_AGI_RSII-ME, whole genome shotgun sequence DNA window includes the following coding sequences:
- the lectin-46Cb gene encoding tropomyosin-1, isoforms 33/34, with product MKHIIIAIIAVLSVLHRDQLLATAKGCPRRYLRRINGKCYYFSVKKMNWYGALNNCLRKGLTLADLSNARDFYGAVEFLSSKGNTEDFWFGANDLQTEGRFQYISNGRLVRYFSNYSIVEPAEHSECDDCLEVRIRNNLTVVADDNCLERQYFICSERYCDVAISKPRHHSHEHLHHFHHDIGEASEPEGEKELNIQSPDQIEEQQTDNNESEEAANAETPENDDGGREMAAEGGKDTTPTAEEGETPAAGAAPPAEGGAGAAPPAEGGVTPAAGEAPPAEGGETPAAGAAPPAEGGEAAPAAGAAPPAEGGETPAAGAVPPAVGGETAPPEGAAPPAAGGEAAPAEGAAPPAAGGEAAPAEGAAPPAAGGEAAPAEGAAPPAEGGEPAPAEGAAPPAEGGEAAPA from the exons ATGAAGCACATCATAATTGCGATCATTGCCGTGCTGAGTGTCCTGCATAGGGATCAGCTGCTGGCCACGGCCAAGGGCTGTCCGCGTCGCTATCTGAGACGCATCAATGGCAAGTGCTATTATTTCTCAGTGAAAAAG ATGAACTGGTATGGTGCTCTCAACAATTGCCTGCGCAAGGGCCTGACGCTAGCCGATTTGAGCAATGCACGAGATTTTTATGGCGCCGTCGAGTTTCTCAGCTCCAAGGGCAACACGGAGGACTTTTGGTTTGGCGCCAATGATCTCCAAACGGAGGGACGCTTTCAGTACATAAGCAATGGCCGCCTGGTGCGATACTTTAGCAATTATAGCATTGTGGAGCCGGCAGAACATTCCGAGTGCGATGACTGCCTGGAGGTGCGCATACGCAACAACTTGACTGTTGTGGCCGATGACAATTGCCTGGAGCGGCAGTATTTCATCTGCTCGGAGCGGTACTGTGATGTCGCCATCAGTAAGCCCCGTCATCACAGTCACGAGCATTTGCATCACTTCCATCACGACATCGGCGAGGCTAGCGAGCCGGAGGGCGAAAAGGAACTTAATATTCAATCGCCAGATCAAATTGAGGAGCAGCAGACCGATAACAACGAATCAGAGGAGGCAGCCAATGCGGAAACACCGGAAAATGACGATGGTGGTAGAGAAATGGCTGCTGAGGGAGGGAAAGACACAACACCAACGGCTGAAGAAGGAGAAACGCCAGCTGCAGGCGCAGCTCCACCTGCTGAAGGAGGAGCAGGCGCAGCCCCACCTGCTGAAGGAGGAGTAACGCCAGCTGCAGGCGAAGCCCCACCAGCTGAGGGAGGAGAAACGCCAGCTGCAGGCGCAGCACCACCAGCTGAGGGAGGAGAAGCAGCACCTGCCGCGGGTGCAGCTCCACCAGCCGAAGGAGGAGAAACGCCAGCTGCGGGCGCAGTACCACCTGCTGTAGGAGGAGAAACAGCACCTCCTGAGGGTGCAGCTCCACCCGCTGCAGGAGGAGAAGCAGCACCTGCTGAGGGTGCAGCTCCACCAGCTGCAGGAGGAGAAGCAGCACCTGCTGAGGGTGCAGCTCCACCAGCTGCAGGTGGAGAAGCAGCACCTGCTGAGGGTGCAGCTCCGCCAGCTGAGGGAGGAGAGCCAGCACCTGCCGAGGGTGCAGCTCCGCCAGCTGAGGGAGGAGAAGCAGCACCTGCCTAG
- the LOC6625989 gene encoding uncharacterized protein isoform X2: MNPSRQQQKTSLKSFGDKTVNLFSKKKDEAEKLASDKAVEAQKLAEEQAKKVGQSVQQTKSEAEQLAASTAKDAAALAAAEAQKAGQVIDQGVNRAAGAVNQTKQAVDHTVGQATAAVQNSKQVAANVAEASQRAAATAVDQTKKAANEAINKSVKAAESVADQKLKQAEGAIDGAMKQTSQTVDQKLHEANQYVDQKREGLEKNIHEAATHAQDTAGQQATQILGKLHLGPK; this comes from the exons ATGAATCCCAGCCGTCAACAGCAAAAAA CCTCCCTGAAGAGCTTTGGCGACAAGACCGTCAACTTGTTCAGCAAGAAGAAGGATGAGGCCGAGAAGTTGGCCAGCGACAAGGCTGTCGAGGCGCAAAAACTAGCCGAGGAGCAGGCCAAGAAGGTGGGACAATCTGTGCAGCAGACCAAGAGCGAAGCCGAGCAACTGGCTGCCAGCACAG CCAAGGACGCTGCCGCTCTGGCCGCTGCCGAGGCACAGAAGGCTGGCCAGGTGATCGATCAGGGCGTCAATCGTGCCGCCGGCGCTGTCAATCAAACCAAACAGGCTGTGGACCATACTGTCGGCCAGGCCACCGCCGCTGTGCAAAACTCCAAGCAGGTGGCCGCCAATGTGGCGGAGGCCTCCCAGcgtgccgctgccactgccgttGACCAGACCAAAAAGGCCGCCAATGAGGCGATCAACAAGAGCGTCAAGGCAGCCGAATCTGTTGCCGATCAGAAGCTCAAGCAGGCCGAGGGCGCCATCGATGGCGCCATGAAACAGACCAGCCAGACGGTGGACCAGAAGCTGCACGAGGCCAATCAGTATGTGGACCAGAAGCGCGAAGGACTCGAGAAGAACATACATGAGGCGGCCACTCATGCACAGGATACCGCTGGCCAGCAGGCCACACAGATCCTGGGCAAGCTCCATCTGGGCCCCAAGTAG